From the Streptococcus sp. 29887 genome, one window contains:
- the pyk gene encoding pyruvate kinase, translated as MNKRVKIVATLGPAVEIRGGKKFGEDGYWGEKLDVEASAKNIAQLITEGANVFRFNFSHGDHQEQGDRMATVRRAEEIAGKKVGFLLDTKGPEIRTELFEGDAKEFAYTTGEKIRVATKQGIKSTREVIALNVAGGLDVFDDVEVGKQVLVDDGKLGLTVVEKDAEKREFVVVVENDGVIAKQKGVNIPYTKIPFPALADRDNADIRFGLEQGLNFIAISFVRSAKDVEEVRNILKETGNEHVQLFSKIENQQGIDNIDEIIEASDGIMIARGDMGIEVPFEMVPVYQKMIIKKVNAAGKAVITATNMLETMTEKPRATRSEVSDVFNAVIDGTDATMLSGESANGKYPVESVRTMATIAKNAQTLLSEYGRLNSDNFNRASKTEVVASAVKDACHSMNIKLVVTVTETGYSARAISKYRPDSDILAITFTEKVQKSMMLNWGVIPVVTEKPASTDDMFELAEKVAKEQGLVQSGDDIVIVAGVPVGVAGSTNTMRVRTVK; from the coding sequence ATGAATAAACGTGTAAAAATCGTTGCAACCCTTGGTCCTGCGGTAGAAATCCGTGGCGGTAAAAAATTCGGTGAAGATGGTTACTGGGGTGAAAAACTAGATGTAGAAGCTTCAGCAAAAAATATTGCCCAATTGATTACTGAAGGTGCTAACGTATTCCGTTTCAACTTCTCACATGGTGACCACCAAGAGCAAGGTGATCGTATGGCGACTGTACGTCGTGCAGAAGAAATCGCTGGTAAAAAAGTTGGTTTCTTGTTGGATACAAAAGGTCCAGAAATCCGTACAGAATTGTTTGAAGGTGATGCCAAAGAGTTTGCTTACACAACTGGTGAGAAAATCCGTGTTGCAACTAAGCAAGGTATCAAGTCAACTCGCGAAGTAATCGCTTTGAACGTTGCTGGTGGCTTGGATGTCTTTGATGATGTTGAAGTTGGTAAACAAGTTCTTGTTGATGATGGTAAGCTTGGCTTGACTGTTGTTGAAAAAGATGCTGAAAAACGTGAATTTGTAGTAGTTGTTGAAAACGACGGCGTTATTGCTAAACAAAAAGGTGTAAACATCCCTTACACTAAAATTCCTTTCCCAGCGCTTGCAGATCGTGATAACGCAGACATCCGCTTCGGTTTGGAGCAAGGTTTGAACTTTATCGCTATTTCATTCGTTCGTTCTGCAAAAGACGTTGAAGAAGTTCGTAACATTCTTAAAGAGACTGGTAACGAGCACGTTCAACTCTTCTCAAAAATTGAAAACCAACAAGGTATCGACAACATTGATGAAATCATTGAAGCTTCAGATGGTATCATGATTGCTCGTGGTGACATGGGTATCGAAGTACCATTTGAAATGGTTCCAGTTTACCAAAAAATGATCATCAAGAAAGTAAACGCAGCTGGTAAAGCAGTGATTACAGCAACAAACATGTTGGAAACAATGACTGAAAAACCACGTGCAACTCGTTCAGAAGTTTCAGACGTATTTAACGCTGTTATCGACGGTACTGATGCTACAATGCTTTCTGGTGAGTCTGCAAACGGTAAATACCCAGTTGAGTCTGTACGCACAATGGCAACTATCGCTAAGAATGCACAAACTCTTTTGAGCGAGTATGGTCGTTTGAACTCTGATAACTTCAACCGTGCTTCTAAGACAGAAGTAGTTGCATCAGCAGTTAAAGATGCTTGTCACTCAATGAACATCAAGTTGGTTGTTACAGTTACTGAAACTGGTTACTCAGCACGTGCTATTTCTAAATATCGTCCAGATTCTGACATCTTGGCAATCACCTTCACAGAGAAGGTTCAAAAATCAATGATGTTGAACTGGGGTGTTATTCCAGTTGTGACTGAAAAGCCTGCATCTACAGATGATATGTTTGAATTGGCTGAGAAAGTTGCTAAAGAGCAAGGTCTTGTTCAATCAGGTGATGACATTGTTATTGTAGCTGGTGTTCCAGTAGGTGTTGCTGGTTCAACAAACACTATGCGTGTCCGCACTGTAAAATAA